From the genome of Methanobrevibacter smithii ATCC 35061, one region includes:
- the glnA gene encoding type I glutamate--ammonia ligase, with protein sequence MTEKVNEELMESVIKQMKEDNIKFIRLQFVDINGTAKNIVIPFKEDDMADLFVEGMLFDGSSIAGFVGINESDLVLKPDIHTYSRVSWRPEESAVCRFICDVWTPDGKPFVGDPRGILKKSLAKIGKMGLQYNIGPEPEFFIVDIDDEGYPMPYDEAGYFDVEPLDKGPDFRRELTLNLEELDFEVEASHHEVGPGQNEIAFKFKDALKTADAVITFKQAIKAIVDNMATFDQMDYRVTFMPKPFFGVNGSGMHCHQSVFKGDRNLFSDPNSETGLSKDALHFMGGLLAHAPALTAITNPIVNSYKRLVPGYEAPVYRAYGLKNRSALIRVPAARGKATRIEYRAPDPACNPYLAFAVMLEAGIDGIQNKIDPGEPTEINIYSLTEEEREAMGIQVLPSSLWEAYHALEEDPLILSTLGDHTSEKFLELKYKEWDEYRVQVFGYEQNKYLDI encoded by the coding sequence ATGACTGAAAAAGTTAACGAAGAATTAATGGAAAGCGTAATTAAACAAATGAAAGAGGATAATATTAAATTTATCCGTTTACAATTTGTTGATATAAATGGAACTGCTAAAAACATTGTAATTCCATTTAAAGAAGATGACATGGCAGACTTATTTGTTGAAGGTATGTTATTTGACGGATCTTCAATTGCAGGATTCGTAGGAATCAATGAAAGTGACCTTGTTCTCAAACCTGATATCCACACTTACTCAAGAGTATCCTGGAGGCCTGAAGAATCTGCAGTATGTAGATTTATTTGTGATGTCTGGACTCCTGACGGAAAACCATTTGTTGGAGACCCAAGAGGTATCCTGAAAAAATCTTTAGCTAAAATTGGAAAAATGGGATTACAATATAACATAGGTCCTGAACCAGAATTCTTTATTGTAGATATTGACGATGAAGGATACCCAATGCCTTACGATGAAGCAGGATACTTTGATGTTGAACCTTTAGATAAAGGACCTGATTTCAGAAGAGAACTAACCTTAAACTTAGAAGAATTAGATTTCGAAGTAGAAGCTTCTCACCACGAAGTAGGACCTGGTCAAAACGAAATTGCATTTAAATTTAAAGATGCATTAAAAACTGCAGATGCTGTAATTACCTTTAAACAAGCTATTAAAGCTATTGTAGACAACATGGCTACTTTTGACCAAATGGATTACAGAGTAACCTTTATGCCAAAACCGTTCTTTGGTGTAAACGGTAGTGGTATGCACTGTCACCAGTCAGTATTCAAAGGAGACAGAAACCTGTTCTCTGACCCAAACAGCGAAACCGGATTATCTAAAGACGCACTTCACTTCATGGGAGGATTGCTTGCTCACGCTCCAGCATTAACCGCAATTACCAACCCTATTGTAAACTCATACAAACGTTTAGTGCCAGGTTATGAAGCTCCAGTATACAGAGCATACGGTCTTAAAAACAGATCTGCATTAATCAGGGTACCTGCAGCTCGTGGTAAAGCAACCCGTATTGAATACAGAGCACCAGACCCAGCATGTAACCCATACTTAGCATTTGCAGTAATGTTAGAAGCAGGTATTGACGGTATTCAAAATAAAATTGATCCTGGAGAACCTACCGAAATTAACATCTACTCATTAACCGAAGAAGAAAGAGAAGCTATGGGAATTCAAGTTTTACCATCCAGTTTATGGGAAGCTTACCATGCACTTGAAGAAGACCCATTGATATTATCCACTTTAGGAGACCACACCAGTGAAAAATTCCTAGAGCTCAAATACAAAGAATGGGACGAATACCGTGTACAAGTATTCGGATACGAACAAAACAAATATTTAGATATTTAA
- a CDS encoding ISNCY-like element ISM1 family transposase produces MTKQNKSALNSNIDFIQLKLYDFFDEKIDQEKIISKRLNKTPNFENTNHKLFLDENNTFKYDNPICPVCGSHKIIKKGTIKKNKQNTNGKTTEFKEQQYQCKKCGKKFGIYNNPLIGENKQFLQEIMDKIPGIMKIGYQSLRKISKYFEIFLGIRISHQTIKNWSDKNHEESISNEKFEYSGYYLYDEQFLRLNGTRHYRLTLFDAILNIPVTERIVRRRIPKNTKKFILESTENKPFICLTTDLFPMYRNVADEIEVKHQLCIFHLFQTINHKLKVYCRRNKINGKQRDHIYENAQELKNCFRQNSKKEAIEQFKQYLQKYTAIPVVLKDFIRKHIINHFHRYVEYLDDENIEKTSNKVENYYRQTNPEKIKKIYKTKNGILTFLDYQMQNWTEKHIKIK; encoded by the coding sequence ATGACCAAACAAAACAAATCTGCCCTCAATAGTAATATAGACTTCATACAACTTAAACTTTATGATTTTTTTGATGAAAAAATTGATCAAGAAAAAATTATTTCAAAAAGATTGAATAAAACACCTAATTTTGAAAATACTAATCATAAACTATTTTTAGATGAAAATAATACTTTTAAATATGATAATCCCATTTGTCCAGTTTGTGGAAGCCACAAAATAATCAAAAAAGGCACAATAAAGAAAAACAAACAAAATACTAATGGAAAAACAACAGAATTCAAAGAACAGCAATATCAATGCAAAAAATGTGGAAAAAAATTCGGAATATACAATAATCCATTAATTGGTGAAAATAAACAATTTTTACAAGAAATAATGGATAAAATTCCAGGAATAATGAAAATAGGGTACCAATCACTTCGTAAAATAAGTAAATACTTTGAAATATTCCTTGGAATCAGAATATCTCATCAAACAATCAAGAACTGGTCTGACAAAAATCACGAAGAAAGCATCAGCAATGAAAAATTTGAATATTCTGGCTATTATTTATATGATGAGCAATTTTTAAGACTTAATGGAACTAGACACTACAGATTAACTTTATTTGATGCAATACTCAATATTCCAGTCACAGAACGAATAGTACGTCGCAGAATACCAAAAAACACGAAAAAATTTATCTTAGAATCAACAGAAAATAAACCATTCATTTGCCTAACAACCGATTTATTCCCAATGTATCGTAATGTAGCAGATGAAATAGAAGTAAAACATCAATTGTGCATATTTCATCTGTTTCAAACAATAAACCATAAATTAAAAGTATATTGTAGAAGAAACAAGATTAATGGAAAACAAAGAGACCATATTTACGAAAATGCACAAGAATTAAAAAACTGTTTCAGACAAAACTCAAAAAAAGAAGCAATAGAACAATTTAAACAATATTTACAAAAATATACGGCCATACCAGTTGTTTTAAAAGATTTCATAAGAAAACATATCATAAATCACTTCCACAGATACGTAGAATATCTTGATGATGAAAATATAGAAAAAACATCAAATAAAGTCGAAAATTACTACAGACAAACCAATCCTGAAAAAATAAAGAAAATATACAAAACCAAAAATGGAATCCTGACATTTTTAGACTATCAAATGCAAAATTGGACTGAAAAACACATTAAAATCAAATAA
- a CDS encoding 3'-5' exonuclease — protein sequence MLNLTDIFEEYEIKDYLPDFYLDDYNIYIEHFGLNRNCENHLIGGKSSEEYVKEMEWKRKVHKKYGTTLIETFSYYQSENRLLTRLAEKLQAQGVEFNEIEYREVYRILLENKTIKEWEDFIVLLKTFIELFKGNNYDETKFKEFYDYVGGLKDSFSKDRTIAFLKIVEEIYNDYEAYLLKIKKIDFNDMINKASDCIVKNGLDLPYKYIIVDEYQDTSFTRYNLLRNICDSIGAKIMVVGDDWQSIYSFSGCDVNIFTKFDNFFDVCETRYIEKTYRNSQQLIDASSNFVMKNPDQTRKELKSSKSLKYPIKLVNFDNDFDEILKFELIIKNIINQSTFKNKKILILGRNNKDIFNLLKNFNVENEYGKRKFEILGDEDKLRRNKFVKIVYRESPDVNIEYRTVHQSKGLECDNVILINLKNWKAGFPNKMVDDPVLNFVKRNGDSFSYAEERRLFYVALTRTKNNVYLLAPYFKSSVFVQELKTDANVELLNLEHNRLETLKNIEKNGERYVIPTKLKCPVCKTGVVLLESFWNKGKLNRVLKCSHNMAPPFNRCNWEGGYYGSELEDLDDIEYCPSCDGILIKRYRHSDGHPFLGCTNFRKTGCRGKGKKLEYIGKTCPKCGKPLVKRVNGEDNSLFVGCSGFPKCRHTEPFKKEMGI from the coding sequence TTGCTTAATTTAACAGATATCTTTGAAGAATATGAAATTAAAGATTATCTTCCTGATTTTTACTTAGATGATTATAATATCTATATAGAACATTTTGGATTAAACCGTAACTGTGAAAATCATTTAATTGGTGGAAAATCATCTGAGGAATATGTTAAAGAAATGGAATGGAAAAGGAAAGTACATAAAAAATATGGAACTACTTTAATTGAAACTTTTTCATATTATCAATCAGAAAACAGATTATTAACACGTTTGGCAGAAAAATTACAAGCTCAGGGTGTTGAATTTAATGAAATTGAATATAGGGAAGTTTATAGAATATTGTTGGAAAATAAAACTATAAAAGAATGGGAAGATTTCATTGTATTGTTAAAAACATTTATTGAGTTATTTAAAGGAAATAATTATGATGAAACTAAATTTAAAGAATTTTATGATTATGTTGGTGGATTAAAAGATAGTTTTTCAAAAGATAGGACAATAGCATTTTTAAAAATTGTTGAAGAGATTTACAATGACTATGAAGCATATTTATTAAAAATTAAAAAAATTGATTTTAATGATATGATTAATAAAGCCAGTGATTGTATTGTGAAAAATGGATTAGATTTGCCTTACAAATATATAATTGTTGATGAATATCAGGACACTTCATTTACCAGATATAACTTGTTAAGAAATATCTGTGATAGTATTGGTGCCAAGATAATGGTTGTAGGTGATGACTGGCAGTCTATTTACAGTTTCAGTGGATGTGATGTAAATATTTTTACCAAATTTGATAATTTCTTTGATGTTTGTGAAACCAGATATATTGAAAAAACATACAGGAATTCTCAACAGTTAATTGATGCTTCAAGTAATTTTGTAATGAAAAATCCCGATCAAACCAGAAAGGAATTAAAATCTTCTAAATCATTGAAATATCCAATTAAACTGGTTAATTTTGATAATGATTTTGATGAAATATTAAAATTTGAATTAATAATAAAAAATATCATAAACCAATCAACATTTAAAAACAAAAAGATTCTGATTTTAGGTAGAAATAATAAGGACATATTTAATTTACTAAAGAATTTCAATGTAGAAAATGAATATGGAAAAAGAAAATTTGAGATTTTAGGAGATGAAGATAAATTAAGAAGAAATAAATTTGTAAAAATTGTTTATAGGGAGAGTCCGGATGTTAACATTGAATATCGTACTGTTCATCAGTCTAAAGGTTTAGAATGTGATAATGTAATTTTAATAAATTTGAAAAATTGGAAGGCGGGTTTTCCAAATAAAATGGTTGATGATCCTGTTTTAAATTTTGTTAAAAGGAATGGAGATTCTTTTAGTTATGCTGAGGAAAGAAGATTGTTTTATGTTGCTTTAACTAGAACAAAAAATAATGTTTATTTATTAGCACCTTATTTTAAAAGTTCGGTGTTCGTTCAGGAGCTGAAAACTGATGCAAATGTTGAATTGCTTAACCTGGAACATAATAGGCTGGAAACTCTTAAAAATATTGAAAAAAATGGAGAACGTTATGTAATTCCAACTAAATTAAAATGTCCTGTTTGTAAAACAGGTGTGGTTTTGCTGGAATCTTTTTGGAATAAGGGTAAACTTAATAGGGTTCTTAAATGTTCTCATAATATGGCGCCTCCATTTAATCGCTGTAATTGGGAAGGAGGTTATTATGGAAGTGAACTTGAGGATTTGGATGATATAGAATATTGTCCAAGCTGCGATGGGATACTTATAAAACGTTACCGACATAGTGACGGGCATCCATTTTTAGGTTGTACGAATTTTAGAAAAACAGGATGTAGGGGAAAAGGTAAAAAATTGGAGTATATTGGTAAAACCTGTCCGAAGTGTGGTAAACCTCTTGTAAAAAGGGTTAATGGTGAGGATAATAGTTTATTTGTAGGATGCAGTGGTTTTCCTAAATGTAGACACACTGAACCATTTAAAAAAGAGATGGGAATCTAG
- a CDS encoding DUF2207 domain-containing protein: protein MVNKKIVTIFLLLFLITSTISCVYADDDDRSYSITQALVDIIVDTNGMLHINETFDYSFDGTFNGVYRDIPLKEGESISNIHVSAEGAYTKVEQHQEDGTQHIKIYLYSDAAKTQPISDTNVKVHISYDMKNVVTVYQDTASLQYQLWGDQWAVGVDELITTIHLPNDNGNEYWLNPTKYTKTSSLDGNTITSTSNYIDSGNFYEIEVLMPESDFANSPNAIHIDKAAKKEIEQRYNDYQANEKMWDNIGSLIGILFIISPVIPFFIYRKYGVEPKVNYEGIYERDLPSNDPPAVVNALIQKRYNIGTPDLKGFEATIMDLINRKIFKIKSNEEKHLIIELDETNYDSLTLDEKDVFDIFKTIAKDNLLDLSNVKDYLSDEHNAEWFNNRIKSWKNDVAYEHLSKSRLKQFFNNEGNKIATYYSIACIIIGVLFGSLFYLENGLNTTGGTIGLIGSVFLFISGFVIYMLPEDIFGQWTKEGRLYMLKWKNFKKFLSDNSLMKEHPPESIVIWNQYLVYATALGVADKVYESMKLHVGEGNIDDDYLDSYYYYGTGYYMMHNAIDTGIQTANANSDSSGFGGVGGGSGGGGGGAF, encoded by the coding sequence ATGGTTAATAAAAAGATAGTAACCATCTTCCTTCTACTTTTTTTAATAACATCAACAATCTCTTGTGTTTATGCAGATGACGATGACAGAAGCTATTCCATTACACAGGCACTTGTAGACATCATAGTTGATACAAACGGAATGCTCCATATAAATGAAACCTTTGACTATTCATTTGACGGAACATTTAATGGAGTTTACAGAGACATACCCCTGAAAGAGGGAGAAAGTATTTCAAATATTCATGTATCAGCAGAAGGTGCATATACAAAAGTAGAGCAACATCAGGAAGATGGAACTCAGCATATAAAAATTTATTTATATTCAGATGCTGCCAAAACCCAACCAATAAGTGATACAAATGTTAAAGTCCATATCAGCTACGATATGAAAAATGTAGTGACTGTTTATCAGGACACTGCATCTCTACAGTATCAGCTTTGGGGAGACCAGTGGGCAGTAGGAGTTGATGAATTAATAACAACAATACATTTACCTAATGATAATGGTAATGAATACTGGTTAAATCCTACAAAATATACCAAAACCAGCTCATTAGACGGAAATACAATAACTTCAACCAGCAATTACATAGATTCTGGAAACTTTTACGAGATTGAAGTTTTAATGCCTGAAAGTGACTTTGCAAACTCACCAAATGCAATCCATATTGATAAAGCAGCTAAAAAAGAAATAGAACAACGTTACAATGATTATCAGGCAAATGAAAAAATGTGGGACAATATCGGATCACTTATAGGAATACTGTTTATTATAAGTCCAGTAATTCCATTTTTTATTTACCGCAAATATGGTGTAGAACCTAAAGTTAATTATGAAGGAATTTATGAAAGGGATCTTCCAAGTAACGACCCCCCAGCTGTAGTTAATGCATTAATCCAAAAAAGATACAATATTGGAACTCCTGATTTAAAAGGATTTGAAGCTACAATAATGGATTTGATTAATCGTAAAATATTTAAAATTAAATCAAATGAAGAAAAACATTTAATTATAGAATTAGATGAAACAAACTACGACAGTTTAACATTAGATGAAAAAGATGTTTTCGATATCTTCAAAACAATAGCTAAAGACAATCTCTTGGATTTAAGTAATGTTAAAGATTATTTATCCGATGAACATAATGCGGAATGGTTCAACAACAGAATCAAATCATGGAAAAATGATGTTGCCTACGAACATTTATCAAAATCCAGATTGAAACAATTCTTTAATAACGAAGGAAATAAAATAGCTACTTACTATTCAATAGCTTGTATAATTATTGGAGTTCTGTTTGGTTCATTATTCTATCTGGAAAATGGTTTAAATACAACTGGAGGAACAATTGGACTTATAGGATCAGTATTTTTATTTATTTCAGGATTTGTGATTTACATGTTGCCCGAAGATATCTTCGGACAATGGACAAAAGAAGGCAGACTATATATGCTAAAGTGGAAAAACTTTAAGAAGTTTTTAAGTGACAACAGTTTAATGAAAGAACACCCTCCTGAATCAATAGTTATATGGAATCAATATCTCGTATATGCAACAGCTCTTGGAGTAGCTGATAAGGTTTACGAATCCATGAAACTGCATGTTGGTGAAGGAAACATTGATGACGATTATCTTGATTCATACTACTATTATGGAACAGGATATTACATGATGCATAATGCAATAGATACCGGAATACAAACAGCAAATGCAAATTCAGACAGCTCCGGCTTTGGTGGCGTTGGTGGAGGTTCCGGCGGAGGAGGTGGAGGAGCATTCTAG
- a CDS encoding LemA family protein, which translates to MDTTMIILAVIIIIILAIVLYLISGYNGLVNARNRVKNSYSQIDVQLKRRNDLIPNLVETVKGYAGHEKDVFENVTKARSGLMNAGSVKEVSEANNALTGALTSLFAIAENYPELKADQNFKELQSELTETEDKISYSRQFYNDAVLMYNNKCEQFPSNIIAGMFNFKEADFFEIASGEREAPKVQF; encoded by the coding sequence ATGGATACAACCATGATTATTTTAGCAGTAATTATAATAATCATACTTGCTATTGTATTATATCTCATTAGCGGATATAATGGCCTTGTTAATGCAAGAAACAGAGTTAAAAACAGTTATTCTCAAATTGATGTTCAGCTCAAAAGGAGAAATGACTTAATACCAAATCTTGTTGAAACTGTTAAAGGTTATGCAGGTCATGAAAAAGATGTATTTGAAAATGTAACCAAAGCAAGAAGCGGTTTGATGAATGCAGGCAGCGTTAAAGAAGTTAGTGAAGCCAACAATGCTTTAACTGGTGCATTAACATCACTGTTTGCTATTGCTGAAAATTACCCTGAACTGAAAGCAGACCAAAATTTCAAAGAATTACAATCCGAATTAACAGAAACCGAAGATAAAATTTCTTACTCAAGACAATTCTATAATGATGCTGTTTTAATGTACAATAATAAATGCGAACAATTCCCAAGCAATATTATTGCAGGAATGTTTAATTTTAAAGAAGCTGACTTTTTTGAAATAGCCAGTGGTGAAAGGGAAGCACCTAAAGTGCAATTTTAA
- a CDS encoding Ppx/GppA phosphatase family protein, which translates to MIKMLYGIVDIGSNTIRLKIYEYKNNKIKSVFSKKKTAGLIAYRDDGKLNDEGINILSSILNKFNKIMNLLNVARRYFFATASLRNISNTYEIIAFIKEKIGVDIHILDDETEAQLSFNSVKSTGLSSDEGILIDVGGGSSEIIVFENKTPVDKGSLPVGSLSCYEDYVGIMFPNKKESENIEKRVIKEIEDLGLVKTHKKYLFGVGGTVRNLKKLLVHLNFINEKKDAFPVYLLDEVLDELKYNNKEDFNKILKVKAERIHTLVPGIIIIKTIAKYFHVEKICVCKNSIREGVLYSLLDAEGL; encoded by the coding sequence ATGATAAAAATGTTATATGGAATTGTAGATATTGGTTCAAATACCATCAGATTAAAAATATATGAATATAAAAATAATAAAATCAAATCTGTTTTTTCTAAAAAGAAAACAGCAGGGCTTATTGCTTATCGTGATGACGGTAAATTAAACGATGAAGGAATAAATATTTTATCATCAATATTAAATAAATTTAATAAAATTATGAATTTATTGAATGTTGCCAGAAGATATTTCTTTGCAACAGCCAGTTTGAGAAATATTTCAAATACTTATGAGATAATTGCTTTTATAAAAGAAAAGATTGGTGTGGATATTCATATTCTTGATGATGAAACCGAAGCACAGCTAAGTTTCAATTCAGTTAAAAGCACAGGACTGAGCAGTGACGAGGGGATTCTTATTGATGTTGGTGGAGGCAGCTCTGAAATAATTGTTTTTGAAAATAAAACTCCTGTTGATAAAGGAAGTTTGCCTGTGGGATCTCTATCATGCTATGAAGATTATGTTGGAATCATGTTTCCAAATAAAAAGGAATCCGAAAATATTGAAAAAAGAGTAATTAAAGAAATTGAAGATTTGGGTTTGGTTAAAACTCATAAAAAATATTTGTTTGGTGTAGGTGGAACTGTAAGAAATCTTAAAAAATTATTGGTTCATCTCAATTTCATTAATGAAAAAAAAGATGCATTTCCAGTTTATTTGTTGGATGAAGTGTTGGATGAACTCAAATATAACAATAAAGAAGACTTTAATAAAATATTGAAAGTTAAGGCTGAAAGAATTCATACACTTGTGCCAGGAATTATAATTATTAAAACAATTGCAAAGTATTTTCATGTGGAGAAAATATGTGTTTGTAAAAATTCCATAAGGGAAGGAGTTTTATATTCACTTTTGGATGCTGAGGGATTATAA
- a CDS encoding RNA degradosome polyphosphate kinase produces the protein MKKRDYSYTQNRELSWLKFDDRVLKEAKDNTVPLLERLNFISIFTSNLDEFYMVRCGSLFDLTLIDEDDWDNKTGWSPQEQLDAIFKATKPLYEERDLIFDEIAKDLRKYGIVKHNFNELNSKFRQYATQYFYENVAPLLSPQIIDSYHPFPHMANKKLYIYCILERGASKKKNSKEYIGLIPIPYSLPDYVKFPDTNEFILMEDLIYAFAEGIFTNYRVKYRTVAAVTRNADINLQDTPIDEDEDYRHFMKNILKKRKRLSPIRLEFYKSNDSTYTKYLRKELGLHKNQVFLTQSPINLDFIHDFIKELPGDVTDDLTFLEFTPQRTSQIDPNKSLFKQLDKKDILLFYPYQTMDHFLDFLKEAANDPEVLSIKITLYRVARTSRVIKYLIEALDNDKEVTVLIELRARFDEKNNIHYAELLEEAGCQILYGFVDYKVHSKICTVTKKHNGTIKQYTQIGTGNYNEKTARLYVDYCYLTSNQEIGDDATEFFKNLALANLQGHYNKFLVAPTSLRSGIMNLIDKEIAKAKNNQPAEILMKMNSFTDRRIIDKIAKASKAGVTVKMIIRGICCIIPGLKDKTDNIEIRGIVGRYLEHSRVYAFGVGEDRILYISSADMMTRNTAKRVEIACPIEDKAIKARILEDLDIMLKDDIKGRRINSDGDYECIQQARHINSQEFFQQRAIDEMKDVKVKKDNPNFLNSIVDKIKSIFN, from the coding sequence ATGAAAAAAAGGGATTATTCATACACTCAAAACAGGGAGCTGTCCTGGCTTAAATTTGATGACAGGGTTTTAAAAGAGGCAAAAGACAATACTGTTCCGCTGCTGGAAAGACTAAATTTCATATCTATTTTCACAAGCAATTTAGATGAGTTTTATATGGTCAGATGTGGAAGTCTTTTTGATTTAACTCTTATTGATGAAGATGACTGGGATAATAAGACTGGCTGGAGCCCTCAGGAGCAATTAGATGCCATATTTAAAGCTACTAAACCGTTATATGAAGAAAGAGATTTGATTTTTGATGAAATAGCTAAAGATTTAAGAAAATATGGTATTGTTAAACATAATTTCAATGAGTTAAATAGTAAGTTCAGACAGTATGCAACCCAGTATTTCTATGAAAATGTAGCTCCATTATTATCTCCTCAAATAATTGATTCTTATCATCCTTTCCCTCATATGGCAAATAAAAAGTTATATATTTATTGCATTTTGGAAAGGGGGGCCAGCAAGAAAAAAAATTCAAAAGAATACATTGGATTAATTCCAATTCCATATTCTCTGCCTGATTATGTTAAATTTCCGGATACAAATGAATTTATTTTAATGGAAGATTTGATTTATGCATTTGCTGAAGGTATTTTTACAAATTATAGGGTTAAATACCGGACTGTAGCTGCAGTAACAAGAAATGCAGATATAAACCTTCAAGATACTCCTATTGATGAGGATGAGGATTACAGACATTTCATGAAAAACATTCTTAAAAAAAGAAAAAGGTTGTCACCGATAAGATTGGAGTTTTACAAAAGCAATGATTCCACATACACCAAATATCTTAGAAAAGAATTGGGATTACATAAAAACCAGGTTTTCCTTACACAATCTCCAATAAATCTTGATTTTATTCATGATTTTATAAAAGAACTTCCTGGTGATGTAACTGATGATTTAACTTTTTTAGAGTTTACTCCTCAAAGGACAAGTCAAATTGACCCAAACAAATCATTGTTTAAGCAATTGGACAAGAAAGATATTTTGTTATTTTATCCATATCAAACAATGGACCATTTCCTTGATTTTTTAAAGGAGGCAGCGAATGATCCTGAAGTTTTATCAATTAAAATAACTTTATATCGTGTTGCAAGAACATCACGAGTTATTAAATATTTGATTGAAGCTTTAGATAATGATAAAGAAGTAACAGTTTTAATTGAGCTTCGTGCAAGATTTGATGAGAAAAACAATATTCATTATGCAGAATTGCTTGAAGAGGCAGGATGTCAAATATTGTATGGTTTTGTAGATTATAAAGTGCACTCTAAAATATGTACTGTAACTAAAAAACATAATGGAACTATAAAGCAGTACACACAAATTGGTACTGGTAATTATAATGAAAAAACAGCAAGGTTATATGTTGATTATTGTTATTTAACATCCAATCAGGAAATTGGAGATGATGCTACTGAATTCTTTAAAAATTTAGCATTGGCTAATTTACAGGGTCATTATAATAAGTTTCTTGTAGCTCCTACTTCTTTAAGGTCAGGAATCATGAATTTGATTGATAAGGAAATAGCTAAAGCTAAAAATAATCAGCCTGCTGAAATTTTGATGAAAATGAATTCATTTACAGACAGGAGAATCATTGATAAAATAGCTAAAGCTTCAAAAGCAGGTGTTACAGTAAAAATGATTATTCGTGGAATTTGCTGTATTATTCCGGGGCTTAAAGATAAAACAGACAATATTGAAATTCGTGGAATCGTTGGCAGGTATTTGGAACACTCCAGAGTCTATGCTTTTGGTGTTGGTGAAGACAGGATTTTATATATTTCAAGTGCAGATATGATGACAAGAAACACTGCAAAAAGAGTTGAAATTGCATGTCCTATTGAAGACAAAGCTATAAAAGCAAGAATTCTTGAAGATTTGGATATTATGTTAAAAGATGACATCAAAGGCCGTAGAATAAATTCCGACGGGGATTATGAATGCATACAGCAGGCACGTCATATCAATTCACAGGAATTTTTCCAGCAAAGAGCTATTGATGAAATGAAGGATGTTAAAGTTAAAAAAGATAATCCTAATTTTTTAAATTCTATTGTTGATAAAATTAAAAGTATTTTTAATTAA
- a CDS encoding 30S ribosomal protein S13, translated as MEDDFKHLVRISRKDVDGNKTIEQALTEIKGVGISLSTTMCRTLDLDSEAQIGYIADEDVLKIEEILENPQKFNIPNWMLNRREDYETGENIHLIESDLDMTLRDDLNRMKKTRSYKGRRHEAGLPVRGQRTKSTFRNSSSVGVKRS; from the coding sequence ATGGAAGACGACTTTAAGCACTTGGTGCGTATTTCTAGAAAGGATGTAGATGGTAATAAAACCATTGAACAAGCTTTAACCGAAATCAAAGGTGTTGGAATATCTTTATCCACAACTATGTGCCGTACTTTAGATTTAGATTCTGAAGCTCAAATCGGTTATATCGCTGATGAAGATGTTTTAAAAATTGAAGAAATTTTAGAAAACCCACAGAAATTTAATATTCCTAATTGGATGTTAAACCGTAGGGAAGACTATGAAACTGGTGAAAATATTCATTTAATTGAATCAGATCTTGACATGACTTTAAGAGATGATTTAAACAGAATGAAGAAAACCAGAAGTTACAAAGGTAGAAGACACGAAGCAGGTTTACCTGTTAGAGGTCAAAGAACTAAATCTACTTTCAGGAACAGTTCTTCAGTTGGTGTAAAACGTTCATAA